The following proteins come from a genomic window of Halomarina ordinaria:
- a CDS encoding metal-dependent hydrolase: MELTWHGHSTWYVDVDGTTLLVDPFFDNPKTDLDPADVESPDYLLLTHAHADHIAHAGEFPDATVVGTPELTAFVSDEFGHEETIGMNLGGTVELGDAYVTMHRADHTNGTNTGYEYDVGMPAGYVVSDTKPTQVSDEESTTFYHAGDTGLMTEMREVVGPYLEPDAAALPIGDHFTMGPWQAAIAVDWLDVDYALPMHYDTFPPIEQDPEDFAREVRATGSSAEVVVLEGDETFTLE, encoded by the coding sequence ATGGAGCTAACCTGGCACGGCCATTCCACCTGGTACGTCGACGTCGACGGGACGACGCTGCTCGTCGACCCCTTCTTCGACAACCCGAAGACCGACCTCGACCCCGCGGACGTGGAGTCGCCGGACTACCTCCTGCTCACCCACGCCCACGCCGACCACATCGCCCACGCGGGCGAGTTCCCCGACGCGACCGTCGTCGGGACGCCCGAACTCACCGCCTTCGTGAGCGACGAGTTCGGCCACGAGGAGACCATCGGCATGAACCTCGGCGGGACCGTCGAACTCGGCGACGCCTACGTGACGATGCACCGCGCCGACCACACCAACGGGACCAACACCGGCTACGAGTACGACGTCGGCATGCCCGCTGGTTACGTCGTCAGCGACACGAAGCCGACGCAGGTGTCGGACGAGGAGTCGACGACGTTCTACCACGCCGGCGACACCGGCCTCATGACCGAGATGCGCGAGGTCGTCGGGCCGTACCTCGAACCGGACGCCGCCGCGCTCCCCATCGGCGACCACTTCACGATGGGACCGTGGCAGGCCGCCATCGCCGTCGACTGGCTCGACGTCGACTACGCCCTCCCGATGCACTACGACACCTTCCCGCCCATCGAGCAGGACCCCGAGGACTTCGCGCGCGAGGTGAGAGCGACCGGGAGTTCCGCGGAGGTCGTCGTCCTGGAGGGCGACGAGACGTTCACGCTGGAGTGA
- a CDS encoding OsmC family protein, whose protein sequence is MADISTTSTSEEGYTTVSRAGDYELTIDATGGDGPDPNAVLVADYASCFIPAFRVGGQQEGHDDLGKITVESEADLDDDDDLTAIRFEMHVEADLDDETFDAIVERAEGICHVHSALREELHADIDVHGGQF, encoded by the coding sequence ATGGCGGACATCTCCACCACCAGTACGTCAGAGGAGGGCTACACGACCGTCAGTCGCGCCGGCGACTACGAACTCACCATCGACGCCACGGGCGGCGACGGCCCGGACCCCAACGCCGTGCTCGTCGCCGACTACGCCTCGTGTTTCATCCCGGCGTTCCGCGTCGGCGGCCAGCAGGAGGGCCACGACGACCTGGGCAAGATAACCGTCGAGTCGGAGGCCGACCTCGACGACGACGACGACCTCACCGCCATCCGCTTCGAGATGCACGTCGAGGCCGACCTCGACGACGAGACCTTCGACGCCATCGTCGAGCGCGCGGAGGGCATCTGTCACGTCCACTCGGCGCTCCGCGAGGAACTCCACGCCGACATCGACGTCCACGGCGGCCAGTTCTGA
- the aglG gene encoding glucosyl-dolichyl phosphate glucuronosyltransferase — protein MRVSVVVCTHTTDRYPDLREAVESVLAGTYRDREVVVVSDGSEAVAALAREDYADHDDVTVHLQSENRGLLAARNTGASVASGDVVAFLDDDALADERWLEELVAAYDADEDVRAAGGKMVPEWVAGKPTFLPAEFYWLVGVTHRGFADGPGEVRNTFGSNISFRAEVFEALGGFDTNIGGRKGDRHLQGGETELCARLRDEYGAGVYYTPDALVAHKIFDYRTDPAWLVRRAFWQGYSKRGMEVFVPASTGEEGAFLGDLLTDFVPSRLWDLLTGPSRTKALQLVTLVVLTAAVGFGYLYGYAKWR, from the coding sequence ATGCGCGTCTCGGTCGTCGTCTGTACGCACACCACCGACCGTTACCCTGACCTCCGAGAGGCCGTCGAGAGCGTCCTCGCGGGTACCTACCGGGACCGGGAGGTCGTCGTCGTCAGCGACGGGAGCGAGGCCGTCGCGGCCCTCGCGCGCGAGGACTACGCCGACCACGACGACGTGACGGTCCACCTCCAGTCGGAGAACAGGGGACTGCTCGCCGCCCGGAACACGGGCGCCTCGGTGGCGTCCGGCGACGTCGTCGCCTTCCTCGACGACGACGCACTCGCCGACGAGCGCTGGCTCGAGGAACTCGTCGCGGCCTACGACGCGGACGAGGACGTCCGCGCTGCGGGCGGCAAGATGGTCCCCGAGTGGGTCGCCGGCAAGCCCACCTTCCTCCCCGCGGAGTTCTACTGGCTCGTCGGCGTCACCCACCGCGGGTTCGCCGACGGACCGGGCGAGGTGCGAAACACCTTCGGCTCGAACATCTCGTTTCGCGCGGAGGTGTTCGAGGCGTTGGGAGGGTTCGACACCAATATCGGCGGGCGGAAGGGCGACAGGCACCTCCAGGGCGGCGAGACGGAACTGTGCGCCCGCCTGCGCGACGAGTACGGCGCCGGCGTCTACTACACCCCCGACGCGCTCGTCGCGCACAAGATATTCGACTACCGGACCGACCCGGCGTGGCTCGTCCGGCGGGCGTTCTGGCAGGGCTACTCCAAGCGCGGGATGGAGGTGTTCGTCCCCGCCTCGACCGGCGAGGAGGGGGCGTTCCTCGGCGACCTCCTCACCGACTTCGTCCCGAGCCGACTCTGGGACTTGCTCACCGGTCCCTCCCGGACGAAAGCCCTCCAGTTGGTGACGCTCGTCGTCCTCACCGCGGCGGTGGGATTCGGTTACCTCTACGGCTACGCCAAGTGGCGCTAG
- a CDS encoding HEWD family protein produces the protein MATIIPPTERTCERCGRHDVWDADGENWTIDEAAGDPHCLHEWDINGTYNPFGE, from the coding sequence ATGGCGACCATCATTCCGCCGACGGAACGGACCTGCGAGCGCTGCGGCCGACACGACGTCTGGGACGCCGACGGGGAGAACTGGACCATCGACGAGGCGGCAGGGGACCCGCACTGCCTCCACGAGTGGGACATCAACGGGACGTACAACCCGTTCGGGGAGTGA
- a CDS encoding DUF368 domain-containing protein, with protein sequence MALREWVGIYLKGIAMGAADAVPGVSGGTIALITGIYERLITAITELDPRALALVPGAIRAEGRARLRARLVEMDVWFLAALGLGVVTALVTVSRAVEYAEETFPALLFAFFFGLIAASAVVLYGEVDVSTPRRAFAGLAGVVLAFVVAGEVAGALPHTLPVVAVAGAVAICAMILPGISGAFILLLLGQYIYLTETLSTFVDALLALVTGGDASALVAAGSVVAVFGVGAVAGLLTIAHVVKYALTHYRAATLTFLVSLMVGALRYPAEQVLGNVGAWTPARALPVLAAALVGGVLVVAIDRYTDDLDLASEVDAGEDPAPAAPDGGNR encoded by the coding sequence ATGGCACTCCGAGAGTGGGTCGGTATCTACCTGAAGGGCATCGCGATGGGGGCGGCCGACGCCGTCCCCGGCGTCTCCGGCGGGACCATCGCGCTCATCACCGGTATCTACGAACGCCTCATCACGGCCATCACGGAACTCGACCCGCGCGCGCTGGCGCTCGTCCCCGGCGCGATTCGCGCCGAGGGGCGAGCGCGCCTGCGCGCCCGCCTGGTGGAGATGGACGTCTGGTTCCTCGCGGCGCTCGGCCTCGGCGTGGTGACGGCGCTCGTCACCGTCTCGCGCGCCGTCGAGTACGCCGAGGAGACGTTCCCCGCCCTCCTGTTCGCGTTCTTCTTCGGTCTCATCGCCGCGAGCGCCGTCGTCCTCTACGGCGAGGTCGACGTGAGCACGCCGCGGCGGGCGTTCGCCGGCCTCGCGGGCGTCGTCCTGGCGTTCGTGGTCGCCGGCGAGGTGGCGGGCGCGCTCCCGCACACGCTCCCGGTCGTCGCCGTCGCGGGCGCCGTCGCCATCTGCGCGATGATACTGCCCGGTATCTCCGGGGCGTTCATCCTGCTGTTGCTCGGCCAGTACATCTACCTCACCGAGACGCTGTCGACGTTCGTCGACGCGCTGCTCGCACTGGTCACCGGCGGGGACGCGAGCGCGCTCGTCGCCGCGGGGAGCGTCGTCGCCGTCTTCGGCGTGGGCGCCGTCGCCGGCCTCCTGACCATCGCCCACGTCGTGAAGTACGCCCTGACGCACTACCGGGCGGCGACGCTCACCTTCCTCGTGAGCCTGATGGTCGGGGCGCTTCGCTACCCCGCCGAGCAGGTCCTCGGGAACGTCGGCGCGTGGACGCCGGCGCGCGCCCTGCCGGTCCTCGCCGCGGCGCTGGTCGGCGGGGTGCTGGTCGTCGCCATCGACCGCTACACGGACGACCTGGACCTGGCCTCGGAGGTCGACGCCGGGGAGGACCCCGCGCCCGCCGCCCCGGACGGCGGGAACCGATAG
- a CDS encoding ribonuclease H-like domain-containing protein, whose amino-acid sequence MRIENSFIPVAGVGERTERRLWERGITHWDDFERDAVGETTGERIAAFIEDGRTHLDAGNARYFDSAFPSAHQWRLYENFREEACFFDIETTGLSHSRDDVTTVSLHRDGETRTLVNDPDPFVGDPLTREAVADALGDASLLVTFNGKRFDVPFLETTFDLSLDAPHIDLMYPCKRLDLTGGLKAVERDVGIERDRPDLSGYDAIRLWREYERGADESLETLVSYNRADTVNLRTLMDHVADALHDRTFAEFDAD is encoded by the coding sequence GTGCGAATCGAGAACAGCTTCATTCCGGTGGCGGGCGTCGGCGAGCGGACCGAGCGGCGGTTGTGGGAACGCGGCATCACTCACTGGGACGACTTCGAGCGCGACGCCGTCGGCGAGACCACCGGCGAGCGCATCGCGGCGTTCATCGAGGACGGCCGGACCCACCTCGACGCCGGGAACGCGCGCTACTTCGATTCGGCCTTCCCGAGCGCCCACCAGTGGCGCCTCTACGAGAACTTCCGCGAGGAGGCCTGCTTCTTCGACATCGAGACGACCGGCCTCTCGCACTCGCGCGACGACGTGACGACGGTGAGCCTCCACCGCGACGGGGAGACGCGGACGCTCGTCAACGACCCCGACCCGTTCGTCGGCGACCCGCTCACCCGCGAGGCCGTCGCGGACGCGCTCGGCGACGCCTCGCTACTGGTGACGTTCAACGGCAAGCGCTTCGACGTCCCCTTCCTCGAGACGACGTTCGACCTCTCGCTCGACGCCCCCCACATCGACCTCATGTACCCGTGCAAGCGACTCGACCTCACGGGCGGGCTGAAGGCCGTCGAGCGCGACGTCGGCATCGAGCGCGACCGCCCGGACCTCTCGGGGTACGACGCGATTCGCCTCTGGCGGGAGTACGAACGCGGGGCGGACGAGTCGCTGGAGACGCTCGTCTCGTACAACCGCGCGGACACGGTCAACCTGCGGACGCTCATGGACCACGTCGCCGACGCGCTCCACGACCGGACGTTCGCCGAGTTCGACGCGGACTAA
- a CDS encoding DUF2182 domain-containing protein translates to MSIREAVGGRGSLADLPVVALVTYVVALLAWLALVYRWLPMPGGEMDAPMRMSSAGAPEAMALSNGLSGVVLYLLMWGVMMVAMMYPSSVPLFGLYYRTLEGTSRTGKAARVGAFMLTYALVWTVAGVVPLVVNAVVPIATLADEYTGFLLGGTLVLLSAYQLSPYKYRCLRYCRSPLGFLMSHHRPGVRGAVRTSWEFSTFCVGCCWALFAFMVVVGSMNLLWMALITVVLSLERVVAWGERLARGVGVAAGVAGVVVIAATLV, encoded by the coding sequence ATGTCGATTCGAGAGGCGGTCGGCGGTCGGGGCTCCCTCGCGGACCTCCCTGTCGTCGCACTCGTCACCTACGTCGTCGCGCTGCTCGCGTGGCTCGCGCTCGTCTACCGCTGGCTCCCGATGCCGGGCGGGGAGATGGACGCGCCGATGCGGATGTCGAGCGCCGGGGCACCGGAGGCGATGGCGCTCTCGAACGGTCTCTCCGGCGTCGTCCTCTACCTGCTCATGTGGGGCGTGATGATGGTCGCCATGATGTACCCCTCGTCGGTCCCGCTCTTCGGGCTGTACTACCGGACGCTGGAGGGGACGTCGCGGACGGGGAAGGCCGCACGTGTCGGGGCGTTCATGTTGACGTACGCGCTGGTGTGGACCGTCGCGGGCGTGGTCCCGCTCGTCGTCAACGCGGTGGTGCCCATCGCCACCCTCGCCGACGAGTACACGGGCTTCCTGCTGGGCGGGACGCTCGTCCTCCTCTCGGCCTACCAGCTCTCCCCCTACAAGTACCGGTGTCTCCGGTACTGTCGCTCGCCGCTCGGGTTCCTCATGAGCCACCACCGGCCGGGGGTCCGCGGTGCCGTCCGGACGAGCTGGGAGTTCAGCACGTTCTGTGTCGGCTGTTGCTGGGCCCTGTTCGCGTTCATGGTCGTCGTCGGGTCGATGAACCTCCTCTGGATGGCGCTCATCACGGTGGTGCTCTCGCTCGAACGGGTGGTCGCCTGGGGCGAACGGCTGGCTCGCGGCGTCGGCGTCGCCGCCGGGGTCGCGGGAGTCGTCGTCATCGCGGCCACGCTCGTCTGA
- a CDS encoding oligosaccharyl transferase, archaeosortase A system-associated, whose amino-acid sequence MSQRTEREDRFAFDADAVLDRVQSLYHIPVLALLFAYMLWVRVQSWERFFVDGRVLFDGNDAWYHLRQTSYTVQNWPFTMPFDPWTFYPYGTASGQFGTFYDQLVATAAIGVGLVYPGPQSEATAVTLLFAPAVIGALTAVPTYYLAKRFGGRFVGVVAVLVLALFPGAFLWRSLVGFSDHHAAEALFQAIAVLGVVVAVSVAEREKPVYEQFTEREFDSLRATLLYATLAGVAIALYLWVWPPGVVIAVILGVFFLVHLVVVFLRGHSPEHVAIAGVVMLVVAALMMVVRVSTFELTATDFSLLQPLLLLALAAGLVVMAALARVFEARALTPLAYPGVIVGTVLLAVAVVALATPDLYDYFVKQALRVFGLDASAQARTVGEAQPVERGEWGAFFFGSYGLAFYAALVGALVLLGRYLLSDDPRGEGLLVIVWTAMMALAALTQVRFDYYLAVPVATLTAALVGEVFGLIGLDQRSRLTDVDAAQVMVVATVVIILVVPFTASGFALQATETGQATGPGEVRNWQGSLEWMDENTPEEGQYANPDGEPMEYYGQYDRVEDFDYGEGTYGVMSWWDYGHFITVDGERIPNANPFQQGATAAANYLLAPNETRANELVTEGDQNTRYVMLDWKLAQANSDKYFAPTVFYNDGENVGVRNLYRPVYSQQGQTILNMHQDRHYESMRTKLFTFHGSAAAPRLPSGQVPVVDYEPRQFSDGTTRLTPPDNASDLVRYFDTMEEAEAFVEEDGTAQIGGLEGVPTKRIPALEHYRLVHVSEENNRQTPWVKTFERVDGANVTGEGPANTTVTARAQLEMPNGETFTYAQQAQTDDQGDFEMTLPYSTTGYDEWGTEEGYTNVSVRATGPYEFVAFTQEGDGNATATTTWNTTADVTEGQVIGEDDGEVQVALEEGATETDGNGTNVTQNPATPADALPSPSEAAGGTAPSSVGTDMALARAG is encoded by the coding sequence ATGAGCCAACGCACGGAGCGGGAGGACCGGTTCGCGTTCGACGCGGACGCGGTCCTCGACCGCGTGCAGTCGCTGTACCACATCCCCGTGCTCGCCCTCCTCTTCGCGTACATGCTCTGGGTCAGGGTCCAGTCATGGGAACGCTTCTTCGTCGACGGGCGGGTGCTGTTCGACGGCAACGACGCCTGGTACCACCTCCGCCAGACCTCCTACACCGTCCAGAACTGGCCGTTCACGATGCCGTTCGACCCGTGGACGTTCTACCCCTACGGCACCGCCTCGGGCCAGTTCGGGACGTTCTACGACCAATTGGTCGCCACCGCCGCCATCGGCGTGGGACTGGTCTACCCCGGGCCACAGTCGGAGGCGACGGCCGTCACGCTGCTGTTCGCGCCGGCGGTCATCGGCGCGCTGACCGCGGTCCCGACCTACTACCTCGCCAAGCGCTTCGGCGGCCGGTTCGTCGGCGTCGTCGCCGTCCTCGTCCTCGCGCTGTTCCCCGGGGCGTTCCTCTGGCGCTCGCTCGTCGGCTTCTCCGACCACCACGCCGCCGAGGCGCTCTTCCAGGCCATCGCCGTCCTCGGCGTGGTCGTCGCCGTGAGCGTCGCAGAGCGCGAGAAACCCGTCTACGAACAGTTCACCGAACGCGAGTTCGACTCCCTCAGGGCGACGCTCCTCTACGCGACGCTCGCGGGCGTCGCCATCGCCCTCTACCTCTGGGTGTGGCCGCCGGGCGTCGTCATCGCCGTCATCCTCGGCGTCTTCTTCCTCGTCCACCTCGTGGTCGTCTTCCTCCGGGGACACAGCCCCGAACACGTCGCCATCGCGGGCGTCGTGATGCTCGTCGTCGCCGCCCTCATGATGGTGGTGCGCGTCTCGACGTTCGAACTCACCGCGACCGACTTCTCGCTGCTCCAGCCGCTCCTCCTGCTCGCGCTGGCCGCCGGTCTCGTCGTCATGGCGGCGCTAGCGCGGGTGTTCGAGGCGCGCGCCCTCACTCCCCTCGCCTACCCGGGCGTCATCGTCGGGACGGTCCTCCTGGCCGTCGCCGTCGTGGCGCTCGCGACGCCCGACCTCTACGACTACTTCGTCAAGCAGGCGCTCCGCGTGTTCGGCCTCGACGCGAGCGCACAGGCGCGCACCGTCGGCGAGGCCCAGCCCGTCGAACGGGGCGAGTGGGGGGCGTTCTTCTTCGGCTCCTACGGCCTCGCGTTCTACGCGGCGCTGGTCGGCGCGCTGGTCCTGCTCGGGCGCTACCTCCTCAGCGACGACCCGCGCGGGGAGGGACTGCTGGTCATCGTCTGGACCGCGATGATGGCGCTCGCCGCGCTCACGCAGGTGCGCTTCGACTACTACCTCGCGGTGCCCGTCGCCACGCTCACCGCGGCGCTGGTCGGCGAGGTGTTCGGCCTCATCGGCCTCGACCAGCGGAGTCGACTCACCGACGTCGACGCCGCCCAGGTGATGGTCGTCGCCACCGTCGTCATCATCCTCGTCGTCCCGTTCACGGCCAGCGGCTTCGCGCTGCAGGCCACCGAGACGGGCCAGGCCACCGGCCCCGGCGAGGTCCGAAACTGGCAGGGGAGCCTGGAGTGGATGGACGAGAACACCCCCGAGGAGGGTCAGTACGCCAACCCCGACGGCGAACCGATGGAGTACTACGGCCAGTACGACCGCGTCGAGGACTTCGACTACGGCGAGGGCACCTACGGCGTGATGTCGTGGTGGGACTACGGCCACTTCATCACCGTCGACGGCGAGCGCATCCCGAACGCCAATCCGTTCCAGCAGGGGGCCACCGCGGCCGCGAACTACCTGCTCGCGCCGAACGAGACGCGCGCGAACGAACTCGTCACCGAGGGCGACCAGAACACCCGCTACGTGATGCTCGACTGGAAGCTGGCGCAGGCGAACTCTGACAAGTACTTCGCACCGACCGTCTTCTACAACGACGGCGAGAACGTCGGCGTCCGGAACCTCTACCGGCCGGTCTACAGCCAGCAGGGACAGACGATTCTCAACATGCACCAGGACCGCCACTACGAGAGCATGCGCACGAAGCTGTTCACGTTCCACGGGAGCGCGGCCGCCCCGCGCCTGCCGAGCGGGCAGGTCCCCGTCGTCGACTACGAGCCGCGGCAGTTCTCCGACGGCACCACCCGCCTGACGCCGCCCGACAACGCCTCCGACCTCGTCCGGTACTTCGACACGATGGAGGAGGCCGAGGCGTTCGTCGAGGAGGACGGGACGGCACAGATCGGCGGCCTCGAGGGCGTTCCCACGAAGCGCATCCCGGCGCTCGAACACTACCGCCTCGTCCACGTCAGCGAGGAGAACAACCGCCAGACGCCGTGGGTGAAGACGTTCGAGCGCGTCGACGGCGCGAACGTCACCGGGGAGGGCCCGGCGAACACGACGGTCACGGCGCGCGCCCAACTGGAGATGCCCAACGGGGAGACGTTCACCTACGCCCAGCAGGCCCAGACCGACGACCAGGGCGACTTCGAGATGACGCTCCCCTACTCCACCACCGGGTACGACGAGTGGGGGACCGAGGAGGGCTACACGAACGTCAGCGTCCGCGCGACCGGCCCGTACGAGTTCGTCGCGTTCACCCAGGAGGGCGACGGTAACGCGACGGCCACGACGACGTGGAACACCACCGCGGACGTCACCGAGGGGCAGGTCATCGGCGAGGACGACGGCGAGGTACAGGTCGCACTCGAGGAGGGAGCGACCGAGACCGACGGGAACGGGACCAACGTGACGCAGAACCCCGCCACGCCGGCCGACGCGCTCCCGTCGCCGAGCGAGGCCGCCGGGGGGACGGCGCCGTCGTCGGTCGGAACCGACATGGCGCTCGCCCGCGCCGGATAA
- the cutA gene encoding divalent-cation tolerance protein CutA: protein MPTVYVTAPTDAAEAIASALVEEGLAACVNAVPCSSTYRWRGDVVRDEEVILLAKTTTERYDALEARVVDLHPYEVPCVERFDEAAELDAFAAWRTESVR from the coding sequence GTGCCGACGGTCTACGTCACCGCCCCGACGGACGCCGCCGAGGCCATCGCGAGCGCGCTCGTCGAGGAGGGCCTCGCCGCCTGCGTCAACGCCGTCCCCTGCTCGTCGACCTACCGGTGGCGAGGCGACGTCGTCCGCGACGAGGAGGTGATACTGCTGGCGAAGACCACCACAGAGCGCTACGACGCCCTCGAAGCCCGCGTGGTCGACCTCCACCCCTACGAGGTGCCGTGCGTCGAGCGCTTCGACGAGGCGGCCGAACTCGACGCCTTCGCCGCCTGGCGCACGGAGAGCGTCCGGTAG
- a CDS encoding DUF1326 domain-containing protein translates to MAENWTLRGDYVEACNCDVACQCIWMEPPDDGVCSASLAWHIEEGRYGDTDLSGLNTALLIRTEEGVMFAPGTVWNVVLIVDEAADDDQRAALEDIYLGRAGGIFGAAADAHVERAEVAAAPFSFRRDGTDFSVEVGDVVSVEVVGKGGFNDEVGTISPHPLTASQELHTGKSTLATVSYDDEYTWDVSENNAYLGDFELANA, encoded by the coding sequence ATGGCAGAGAACTGGACACTCAGGGGGGACTACGTCGAGGCCTGCAACTGTGACGTAGCCTGCCAGTGCATCTGGATGGAACCACCGGACGACGGCGTCTGCTCGGCCTCGCTCGCCTGGCACATCGAGGAGGGACGGTACGGCGATACCGACCTGTCTGGACTCAATACGGCGTTGCTCATCCGCACCGAGGAGGGCGTCATGTTCGCCCCCGGCACCGTCTGGAACGTGGTGCTCATCGTCGACGAGGCGGCCGACGACGACCAGCGGGCCGCGCTCGAGGACATCTACCTCGGCCGGGCCGGCGGTATCTTCGGTGCCGCCGCCGACGCGCACGTCGAGCGCGCAGAGGTCGCGGCCGCGCCCTTCTCGTTCAGACGCGACGGGACCGACTTCTCGGTCGAGGTGGGTGACGTCGTCTCCGTCGAAGTCGTCGGAAAAGGCGGCTTCAACGACGAAGTCGGTACGATTTCCCCCCATCCACTGACGGCGAGTCAGGAACTCCACACGGGGAAGTCGACGCTCGCGACCGTCTCCTACGACGACGAGTACACCTGGGACGTCTCCGAGAACAACGCCTACCTCGGCGACTTCGAGCTGGCCAACGCCTGA
- a CDS encoding class I SAM-dependent methyltransferase, with protein sequence MGFHTFDVGRADNLEDPERYQYLSLDELLALFDPEADQTVADLGSGTGFYTDDVAPHVGTLYAVDVQEAMHEYYREKGAPHNVTFVVADVEDLPFEDDELDGAYSTMTYHEFASEAALAELARTITPGGLLGVADWSASGAGEEGPPTDERFSLATAMRQLTDAGFTVEYGSERRETFVLRARRDT encoded by the coding sequence ATGGGCTTTCACACCTTCGACGTGGGGCGGGCCGACAACCTCGAGGACCCCGAGCGGTACCAGTACCTCTCGCTCGACGAGTTGCTCGCCCTGTTCGACCCGGAGGCCGACCAGACCGTCGCCGACCTCGGCAGCGGGACGGGTTTCTACACCGACGACGTCGCCCCCCACGTCGGGACGCTCTACGCCGTCGACGTCCAGGAGGCGATGCACGAGTACTACCGCGAGAAGGGCGCCCCGCACAACGTGACGTTCGTGGTCGCCGACGTCGAGGACCTGCCGTTCGAGGACGACGAACTGGACGGGGCGTACTCGACGATGACCTACCACGAGTTCGCGAGCGAGGCGGCGCTCGCCGAACTCGCGCGTACGATCACCCCCGGCGGCCTCCTCGGGGTCGCCGACTGGTCGGCGTCCGGCGCGGGCGAGGAGGGACCGCCGACCGACGAGCGGTTCTCGCTCGCGACGGCGATGCGCCAGCTCACCGACGCCGGCTTCACCGTCGAGTACGGCAGCGAGCGCCGCGAGACGTTCGTCCTCCGGGCGCGACGGGACACCTGA
- a CDS encoding metal-dependent transcriptional regulator — protein sequence MLSDVMEDYLKAIYLLQRDAATGTTSGDPPSEAPVRAERVSTSAIAERMEVTPPTVTSMLDKLEERSLVEREKYKGVRLTREGETVAIEVIRHHRLIEAYLAEALDYEWTDVHEEADRLEHHISERFEARIAEALGDPTVDPHGDPIPGTDLAPPEDVPGHRLDECEVGDRVVVQRVRHRTDEELRYLAEAGVAPGTELEVAEIAPFGMVTVTGETGRQSLPAEVARQIRVAGVAVTRE from the coding sequence ATGCTGAGCGACGTGATGGAGGACTACCTGAAGGCCATCTACCTCCTCCAGCGGGACGCGGCCACCGGCACCACGAGCGGAGACCCTCCGAGCGAGGCGCCCGTCCGCGCCGAGCGCGTCTCGACGTCCGCCATCGCCGAGCGCATGGAGGTGACGCCGCCGACGGTGACGAGCATGCTCGACAAACTCGAGGAGCGCAGCCTCGTCGAGCGCGAGAAGTACAAGGGCGTGCGCCTCACCCGCGAGGGGGAGACGGTCGCCATCGAGGTCATCCGTCACCACCGCCTCATCGAGGCGTACCTCGCGGAGGCGCTCGACTACGAGTGGACCGACGTCCACGAGGAGGCCGACCGCCTCGAACACCACATCAGCGAGCGCTTCGAGGCGCGCATCGCCGAGGCGCTCGGCGACCCCACCGTCGACCCCCACGGCGACCCCATCCCGGGGACCGACCTCGCGCCGCCGGAGGACGTCCCCGGCCACCGTCTCGACGAGTGCGAGGTGGGCGACCGGGTGGTCGTCCAGCGCGTCCGCCACCGCACCGACGAGGAACTGCGCTACCTCGCGGAGGCGGGCGTCGCACCGGGGACGGAACTCGAAGTCGCCGAGATCGCCCCCTTCGGAATGGTGACCGTCACCGGCGAGACGGGGCGACAGAGCCTCCCCGCGGAGGTGGCCCGCCAGATTCGCGTCGCGGGCGTCGCCGTCACGCGGGAGTGA